The Peribacillus sp. FSL P2-0133 genome has a segment encoding these proteins:
- a CDS encoding ABC transporter ATP-binding protein produces the protein MIKILKNLSVYKWIISAVIGLVFIQSMSDLFLPTLMADIIDKGVVRGDTPYIWKIGGLMLLVSALGACASIIASYYSSKAAMGMGRDLRLRVFNHVEKFSLQEFDEVGTASLITRTTNDITQVQQVVIMMLRMVISAPIMLIGGVIMAVSMDAKLSLVIVVTMPLLIGSILLILYKGVPLFQTVQKRLDRLNLVLRENLTGIRVIRAFNRETQEKERLKKANKELTDVSIKVNKIMAFMMPVMMLVMNLTVVGIIWFGGVRIDNGGMQIGDLMAFIQYVMQIMFALVMASMMFVMVPRAAVSATRINEVLDMKPSFLDEGTEKADREHGTLEFEHVTFSYPGAEEPALSDISFSASPGEITAIIGGTGSGKTTLVNLIPRFYDISSGTIRVNGVDIRKSSQDEVRSKIGFVPQKAVLFTGTIAENIRFGKQTATQDEVEHAARIAQAEDFISNMKDGYQAEIEQGGSNLSGGQKQRLSIARALIRKPDIYIFDDSFSALDFKTDSNLRAALKDETKNSTVLLVAQRVSTVVDADRIIVLDEGHIVGMGTHQELLSTNDIYREIALSQLTEEEIA, from the coding sequence ATGATAAAAATACTGAAAAATTTATCCGTTTATAAGTGGATTATTTCAGCAGTTATCGGTCTGGTTTTTATTCAATCCATGTCGGATCTCTTTTTGCCTACACTAATGGCTGATATTATTGACAAAGGCGTCGTTCGAGGAGACACTCCATACATTTGGAAAATCGGTGGTTTGATGCTGTTGGTTTCCGCACTTGGCGCTTGTGCATCCATAATCGCAAGCTACTATTCATCCAAAGCGGCAATGGGAATGGGACGCGACCTCCGCCTGAGAGTCTTTAATCATGTTGAAAAATTTTCGTTACAAGAATTTGATGAAGTCGGTACGGCGTCATTGATTACACGGACGACCAATGATATAACGCAAGTCCAGCAAGTGGTTATCATGATGCTTCGTATGGTTATCAGTGCACCTATCATGTTAATCGGCGGAGTGATCATGGCTGTATCCATGGATGCAAAATTATCCCTTGTCATAGTTGTCACAATGCCTTTATTAATTGGGTCGATCTTGCTTATTCTATATAAAGGTGTACCGCTCTTTCAAACGGTGCAAAAACGATTAGACCGGTTGAACCTTGTATTACGAGAAAATTTAACTGGTATTCGCGTCATTCGAGCCTTCAATCGTGAAACACAAGAGAAGGAACGTCTAAAGAAAGCGAATAAAGAATTGACGGATGTCTCGATCAAAGTCAATAAAATCATGGCCTTCATGATGCCTGTAATGATGCTTGTAATGAACTTGACGGTTGTTGGCATCATTTGGTTTGGTGGGGTTCGTATTGATAACGGCGGTATGCAGATCGGGGACTTAATGGCATTTATCCAATATGTTATGCAAATTATGTTCGCTCTCGTTATGGCATCCATGATGTTTGTTATGGTTCCACGAGCGGCCGTGTCGGCAACAAGGATAAACGAAGTCCTTGACATGAAACCTTCATTCCTGGATGAGGGGACAGAAAAGGCAGATCGTGAACACGGTACACTTGAATTTGAACATGTGACGTTCAGTTACCCAGGAGCAGAAGAACCTGCATTATCGGATATTAGTTTTTCTGCAAGTCCTGGTGAAATCACCGCAATAATCGGTGGAACAGGCTCAGGGAAAACAACGCTCGTCAATTTGATCCCTCGCTTCTATGATATTTCAAGTGGAACGATTCGCGTCAATGGTGTTGATATTCGTAAGTCATCACAAGATGAAGTTCGTTCAAAAATTGGCTTTGTACCACAAAAGGCCGTCCTCTTTACAGGTACGATCGCTGAAAACATTCGCTTTGGAAAACAAACAGCCACACAAGATGAAGTTGAGCATGCTGCTCGGATTGCGCAAGCGGAAGATTTTATCAGCAACATGAAAGACGGCTATCAGGCAGAAATCGAACAAGGCGGTTCAAACCTATCAGGCGGGCAAAAACAACGGCTTTCGATTGCACGGGCACTCATTCGGAAACCCGATATTTATATATTCGATGATAGTTTTTCTGCACTTGACTTCAAGACGGATTCCAACCTTCGCGCAGCCTTGAAAGATGAAACGAAAAATTCGACGGTACTACTCGTTGCCCAGCGTGTCAGTACGGTGGTTGACGCTGATCGAATCATTGTGTTAGACGAAGGACACATTGTAGGTATGGGAACACACCAAGAGTTGCTAAGTACAAACGACATATACCGTGAAATCGCCTTATCACAGCTCACGGAGGAGGAAATTGCATGA
- a CDS encoding MarR family winged helix-turn-helix transcriptional regulator — protein sequence MENEKQLMRSVQLLRSFWNVQKNIMRFVQKTASENGLTVPQYSILMTITLYKETTQKNVGEKTFLPKSTLSQAVDGLVRAGMLHREHVEGNRREIQLSITDQGKNLLKTIHFQEGSIHQVFQTAIGMLSEEQFEELLETHLQITNFLEAQATEQGECSK from the coding sequence TTGGAGAATGAAAAACAATTAATGCGTTCCGTACAACTATTGCGTTCATTTTGGAACGTGCAGAAAAATATAATGCGGTTCGTTCAAAAGACAGCCTCAGAAAATGGATTAACAGTTCCTCAATATTCCATTTTGATGACCATTACCCTTTACAAAGAGACCACTCAAAAAAATGTCGGGGAGAAAACATTTCTTCCAAAAAGCACTTTGAGCCAAGCGGTCGATGGTCTCGTTCGGGCTGGCATGCTCCATCGTGAGCATGTGGAGGGCAACCGGCGTGAGATTCAGTTGTCAATCACCGATCAGGGGAAAAATTTATTAAAAACGATTCATTTTCAAGAAGGAAGCATTCACCAAGTCTTTCAAACGGCCATTGGAATGCTTTCCGAAGAACAGTTTGAAGAGTTGCTAGAAACGCATCTTCAAATTACAAACTTTTTAGAAGCACAAGCTACCGAACAGGGAGAGTGTTCAAAATGA
- a CDS encoding thiamine pyrophosphate-dependent dehydrogenase E1 component subunit alpha: protein MVENRHLQAGLSDEQVLEMYRTMLLARRIDERMWLLNRSGKIPFVVSCQGQEAAQVGAAFALNREKDYVLPYYRDLGVVLAFGMTARDLMLSSFAKAEDPNSGGRQMPGHFGQKKNRIVTGSSPVTTQVPHAVGIALAGKMEGKDIVSFVTFGEGSSNQGDFHEGANFAGVHKLPVILMCENNQYAISVPLEKQLACGKVSDRAIGYGMPGVTVDGNDPIEVYRVVKEAAERGRRGEGPSLIETVSYRLTPHSSDDDDSQYRSPDEVSEAKKIDSIITFGAYLKEAGIMDDQMEKQMNEEIMEVVNEATDYAENAPFANEDTLSNYVYAGK, encoded by the coding sequence ATGGTTGAAAACCGCCATCTACAGGCAGGTCTAAGTGATGAGCAGGTGCTTGAGATGTATAGAACAATGTTATTGGCAAGACGTATAGATGAACGGATGTGGCTGTTGAACAGATCTGGGAAAATTCCTTTTGTCGTTTCTTGTCAGGGGCAGGAAGCAGCTCAAGTGGGAGCTGCATTTGCATTGAATCGTGAAAAGGATTATGTCCTTCCTTATTACCGGGATCTCGGTGTGGTGCTTGCGTTTGGGATGACAGCAAGGGATTTAATGTTATCCAGTTTTGCAAAAGCAGAAGATCCAAATTCGGGCGGGCGTCAAATGCCTGGGCATTTTGGGCAAAAAAAGAATCGCATCGTGACGGGATCTTCGCCAGTTACCACTCAAGTGCCACATGCAGTGGGAATTGCACTCGCTGGAAAAATGGAAGGAAAAGATATTGTTTCATTCGTTACATTCGGTGAGGGTTCATCAAACCAAGGTGATTTCCATGAAGGGGCGAATTTTGCAGGTGTACATAAACTTCCGGTTATCTTGATGTGCGAGAATAATCAGTATGCCATTTCCGTACCGCTTGAAAAGCAATTGGCTTGCGGGAAAGTGTCGGACCGGGCCATTGGTTATGGCATGCCAGGGGTGACGGTTGATGGAAATGACCCGATCGAAGTATACCGGGTGGTGAAAGAAGCGGCCGAGAGAGGCAGGCGTGGAGAAGGACCAAGCTTAATCGAAACGGTTTCATACAGGCTTACACCACACTCAAGCGATGATGATGATAGTCAATACAGATCGCCAGATGAAGTGTCGGAGGCAAAAAAAATAGATTCGATCATCACTTTCGGTGCCTACTTAAAAGAAGCAGGAATCATGGATGACCAAATGGAGAAACAAATGAACGAGGAAATAATGGAAGTTGTGAACGAAGCGACGGATTATGCGGAAAATGCTCCATTTGCAAATGAAGACACGCTCTCAAATTACGTTTACGCAGGTAAGTAA